In one Brevibacterium sp. CBA3109 genomic region, the following are encoded:
- the dapB gene encoding 4-hydroxy-tetrahydrodipicolinate reductase — translation MNAIRVAVIGAQGRMGAQAVDAITEAEGLELVATLGSSDSLESLLEKNVDVAVELTVPASTETNVAFLVDHDIDTVVGTTGWDADKLSGLKELLAEHSDTAVLIAPNFSIGAVLAMRFAELAAPYFDSAEVVEIHHPRKLDAPSGTANYTAQRIAAARNDAGLAPVPDATEIDPHGARGAVVDGIHVHAIRQQGMTASEEIHFGSSGEALTIRTDSHSTSAFMPGIVTAVRSISDYTGLVHGLENMLDL, via the coding sequence ATGAATGCGATTCGGGTAGCCGTCATCGGAGCACAGGGCCGCATGGGCGCCCAAGCTGTCGACGCCATCACCGAGGCCGAAGGCCTCGAACTCGTCGCGACCCTGGGCAGCAGCGACTCCCTGGAGAGCCTGCTCGAGAAGAACGTCGACGTTGCGGTCGAACTCACGGTTCCCGCCTCGACCGAAACGAACGTGGCCTTCCTCGTCGACCACGACATCGACACCGTGGTCGGTACGACCGGCTGGGATGCTGACAAACTCTCCGGACTCAAAGAACTCCTTGCCGAGCATTCGGACACGGCCGTGCTCATCGCCCCGAACTTCTCGATCGGCGCAGTCTTGGCGATGCGCTTCGCTGAGCTGGCTGCACCCTACTTCGACTCCGCCGAGGTGGTCGAGATCCACCACCCGCGCAAGCTCGATGCGCCATCGGGAACGGCCAACTACACCGCGCAGCGGATCGCCGCTGCCCGGAATGACGCGGGCCTGGCCCCGGTTCCCGACGCCACCGAAATCGATCCGCACGGTGCCCGCGGCGCCGTCGTCGACGGTATCCACGTGCACGCGATTCGCCAACAGGGCATGACGGCCTCGGAGGAGATCCACTTCGGCTCCAGCGGCGAAGCCCTGACGATCCGAACGGACTCACACTCCACCTCGGCGTTCATGCCGGGAATCGTCACCGCGGTGCGGTCGATCTCCGACTACACCGGTCTGGTGCACGGCCTCGAGAACATGCTCGACCTCTGA
- a CDS encoding GNAT family protein, with product MMRTLSATSMPEPTQIFSATFPTIARLLAPTWIDWIRAAEGEGAAVAFAIMRGDPTTAGNVPVGNVMATAIDPHHSTAWISYWLDSTVRGHGLAAAGLRSLVDHLHDELDVYRLELGYRINNPASGGVAKSAGFLVEGRERERLLYDGFRFDTEACARLSGDQRAPGPRLPILTTAEHVTG from the coding sequence ATGATGCGGACTCTCTCAGCGACATCTATGCCCGAGCCGACGCAGATCTTCTCAGCAACATTCCCGACGATCGCTCGCTTGCTGGCGCCCACATGGATCGACTGGATTCGTGCCGCTGAGGGTGAGGGGGCGGCGGTGGCTTTCGCGATCATGCGCGGTGACCCGACAACAGCAGGCAATGTCCCCGTCGGCAACGTCATGGCAACAGCCATCGATCCGCATCATTCGACCGCCTGGATCTCCTATTGGCTCGACTCGACCGTTCGCGGTCACGGTCTGGCCGCAGCCGGACTGCGCAGTCTCGTCGACCACCTCCACGATGAGCTTGACGTCTATCGCCTCGAATTGGGATACCGCATAAACAATCCTGCATCGGGCGGAGTTGCCAAGAGCGCCGGATTCTTAGTCGAGGGCAGAGAACGCGAACGCCTGCTCTACGACGGGTTCCGGTTCGACACCGAGGCGTGTGCCCGACTGAGCGGGGATCAACGAGCCCCGGGTCCTCGACTGCCGATTCTGACGACTGCCGAACACGTCACCGGATGA